Within Quercus lobata isolate SW786 chromosome 5, ValleyOak3.0 Primary Assembly, whole genome shotgun sequence, the genomic segment TTTTCTGTATGGTTCTCTACTTCtgaatttcttctttccttctttgtATTCTGCTTTGAGGATGACAAAGGAACGGACAAAATTTAGCATCCAACACTCATTACATCATTGTTCCTACGTTTCGGGgtcatgattattatttttttttgatagggaaCAGAGATTTCATTGCTTCAAGAAATTGGCATACAACAGGAAAGACAAAAGGGAAACAAACCCATAGGACCTAACTTGCAGGCGTAGGATCAGCAAACCTAAGCAACAAAAACACAACTTAAACATACCAGCCAGCTAAGCACTTAACAAGAAAACAATCCTGTTGAACTCCCTTTTCAAGAagacaaatcaaacaaacaaagaaaagcccaaggTCCCAATAAGCACCAAAGTGCAGAAAAGATCAAGCATCATTAGCAGGACCCAAATTAACCGGTTCACATAAGTGTTTAGAAGCCCGGATGTTCTCTTCCTCTGAAACTTCAGTCACTCTCCAACGCTTTGCTCCAGACTTCAGCATTTGCGCAAGAGTTTGGTCTTCACTGGCTTTCCCTTTTGCACGGGCTACTTTTTTCAGATTGCCTTTGCccaaaatttgttttccttttccttgagCTTTTGCCTGAAAAATAACACCAACATGGGCAGCCTTGGCCGCATTCATCAACTCAGATTTATCTTTCTCATTTGTTTCTGATGGAGCTTTTGAACTCGGGCTTCCTTGCAAGAAAGAGCCTTTTGGGCTTTGTGAAGCAAGGCTTTTTGGCCCATGAGAGAAAGAGTCAGTTGAGAGCACCTGCCTTAGCTGATCACGTGATGTCTCAAGGGAACCCAAGGTGCCCAAAACCTGTCTTGTCACAGCAGTCTTTAGCAGCTCAGTTGGTCCCCTGATAGCTTGTACATCTCCAGCAAGAGTTTCATCCGCACATGTGGAGTTATCTTTTCCCCAAGAATCACATTTCTCCAGATTACTCTTCCCGCCCACAAGACCAGAAGCTTGAAGGAATGTTGATGCAGAACCAGTCCCCTGTCCGGTCAAAAGTTGTGCATCAACCTCACCGGAGATCACACAGACCATCTCCTTGCTCGGGTTCTTTTCCTTGGCTGCCGTTTTTGTGTTCCACCCGCCCTTAGCCAATCCCCATATTGATGGCAAGCTATTTGCCAGTCCCTTGCTGCTGGGCAATGTTTTTTATCATGCCCAAGCTTCCCACAGATGAAGCAAACAATAGGAAGCCTTTCGTAATTGAACGTGAGCCATAGTCGTTCCTCTTCAGAGCTTACAATATAAGCTCCTCTTCTTAGAGGCTTATCAATCTCCAACTCCACACGAATTCTCATGAACTTTTCCTGGTCAAATTGCCATGAACGCCTATCGACTTCCATAAATGTACCTAGCTTGCTACCGATTTCTTTCCCAACGTCCAGTGACATATGTTCAAAGGGGAGACCCCAAATTTGTACCCAAAATGGAGAATGGGTGAAGGAAATGTTTGTGGAAGTTAATCCTTTTTTCCATCTGCAGAGCAATAGGAGGTTGTTGTTGAAGCACCAAGGCCCATACCTCTCAACCCACTCCATCTGAAATTTTGAGCTGAACTTGAATTGGAGTATATTGTTTCCAACTTCCACAATCCTCATGTCTGAACCCATTTTCCATGCTGATCTGAGGGTGTTCTTTAAAGCACGTTGGTTCTGTTGCCGATCAAAGAGGAGCCGCCCAAAGAGGCTGAGGGAACATTCTTCCAAAAGGCCAGGGCAGTTTGAGACTGAGATGGGAataaattcttcttcttcttttgtgagTTGTAGGTTTTGTAAGCTAGAGAGAATGCTTAGGTCCATgagtaaataatatttactcttgccaaaaagagaacaaacagaaaaatatacaacccaaaaaagaaagatttgggATGGAACAACTCGTATTCAAAAACGAGAGGAAGAAAGACTCCTACTAGGGAGAGAgaaactcagagagagagagagagactcactTTTCCGGGGTCACGATTAATTTGATTTATACATTTTAGTAgcaatcaatttaattttaccATCAACTCACTAACAGAAATTGACTACAAATTGAAATAACATATAGACCTAACTGATTGTTACCAAAATGTAAAAACCAAAGTAATTGTAATCACAAAATAgaccaaaatggtatttttcaAATgtgaatatattaaaaaaatgtggaaaacacgtgcaaaatataaatattggaTTTATGGAGTGTccattaaaaaatgtgtaagaaTATTTTCTTGAAAGAATGTAGAACCAAGGAGCCACCATATTCAAAGGAATTACTAATTGGGGAACTTCGGGCAATTGGGGATGTGAGCATCATTGGATTTTGGTGGGACTCTAGATTCATGATCAATTTTGTCTTTACATTTTGATAGCGATTAATTATGCTCCTACCGTCAACTTGCTAACAAAATGTGActacaagttaaaaataatatagacCAAACTAATTGCTATCAACTTAAGAGGACCAAATTAATAGCAATCGCAAAATATAGTGAGGCCAAGATGGTATTTTTGCCTATGTCTTATAGATATGTTACTGACGTTATTTGTCAAATTTGAGCATATtaaaaaatgtggaaaatacgtgtaaaatataaatattgtgTATACAGAGTGTGCGTTTAAAATGTGTAAGAATATTTTCTTGAAACAGAAATGTAGAACCAAGGAGCGACCATATGCAAAAGAATTACTAATTGGGGAAGTCAAGGGAAATGGGGATGTAAGCACCGTTGGATTTTGGTGGGACTCCAGAGTTGTGTTAATTTCTGGTGTATGACTATTTCCTCACTGAAATGGATTAATGGGAATTCGGAGCTTCTAGCATGAAGATGGCATGGAATTTAATATAATTAGTCGgaaacccgtgcaatgcacgggaacttacctatttataatagactaaaataattttataaaattttaaattgattatgaaactatactattgtgtgaattgctcctatctttttgagttacaatttgatgaataagtcATTGTTTGAACATGCAATGGGTTGCAAAAAATCTAGCtaacaaatttagatattgaaaaaaaataactaaaaaattctGATGTTAAAACGTtcgaaaggaaaaaaaaaaggaaaaaaatttactgGCACTacctagaaattattgaaacaaaacaaaatatatatgactaccaaatagataaatataagagaaagaagataggttaccttcaagagaataattcatagttataacagttgaaatttgctaaactgtttcaaatattgcaaaaaattgaatccaaaaatttagatggtcaaactttcaaaagacaataaaattaaaaatcaaaagattcagaatctacaaattataaaaaataaaaaaataaataaaaaaaaaatcattattgcgagacaattttagtaaggatggaaagcttttctaagttttttttatccaattcttcctaattgatgaaaaatttggttcaaacattgtcAAACACTTTGAAAGTGCAAATAATATAGGCTtccaacataatctttaattaataaacaaagaagcatgacaccataagagaaaacataagataacatatagTGCATATACCTTACTCCACAGCTGTGAAAAAATATCTacacaaaaggaattgaaaacttgtacaACAAATGCAATAAGCTACTTCTGATGTGAGACAACCTAACATACGTCTCCATAAGGTAAAGTTTAaggttatataatctaaaataatatagaatatagcatctttgaactacacaaaaagttagcaaacttaCTACAATACTTGTAGTTATACTATATACTGTAAAGTACTACTCTATCGCCAATGAAAGTCATGTAAAATCTCATGGGGCTAAGAAGAACAGACAGCCGCAGGATCAACTCCACTAGAcataaaacaaaagcaaaaaaaattttattcacaaaaaagagaaaaagcaatagcAAGCGTACCAAAGATATTGAAgcttagggttttctctcttagtggAGACGGATAGAGGAGAttgctttagggttttcaaagattttgtctcttttatatatataaagagactCCTGATAGGACTCTCccattatataattttaaaaattaattttttttaaattaaaatgatgatgtggaaaattgtgagagtttcaaaagtttcggttttatatatatatatatatatatatatatatatatagatacatattttagattaaaacaaaaaaaataaaacaaaacaaaagaggcATGGCGATGGTATAATTCTTTCAAGTTTCTTTCTTCAAACTAACTTTAATGGCAATGCTCGTGGGACATATATAATCATTTTcaagttcctttttcttttttttttagagaaaattatatttatcacGTGTAAATGCACAAAAACATATAcatgaaattaattatatattatataagcaaatatatatatatatatatatgtgtgtgtgtgtgtatgtgtgagagagagagactataAAAATGAGCCactatcctttttctttttctttttcttttttcttttattagtgTTTATTATCTCATAATATGCTACAAAGAAAAGACTCCATGTGAAAACACAACTTACAAGTTTAAATaagatttattatatttataatatgttgTATACAACATCCTCCCACATGAGTGTGTCCCTTACAAATGTGAGATCCACTCCAATGTGAGAAAATGTAACATACAAAACATTACAGATAATGCCACCTTTGCATCCAAAAGAGGACATCAAGGAACAAGTTCATATGCTACATATATAGATCATGGGAGAGGTAAGCTTCAGTCCAAGTAAATGTTTGATTAATCACTTCGTCCAATATTATTGAAGAAAATCTCACCTCTTGTTAATCTTCTTTTGCAATTGGAGTATTACATAGAGTAGGGCCTCAGCCATCAAGGACACTTAAGAACATAAATGTCAACTGGGACAATTCTGTCACAGCCTCGAACAACCGCATATGAGCAGTGGTCGGAATAGCCACCCCGATTTGCGCAACGTCCTGTAGAGATAACCCAACGTGGCTCTGGCATTTGATCATAAACCTTGCAAAAAACAACCTTAAAGATTAAATGAGGAAGGAAAGGAATGAAAGTGAATTAATCTCTCTCGTATTTGGATGTTTAAAAGGGAAATTTTGGAATAATAAGtaaccttatttatttatttatttatttttatataagatagaaattctactctatcttaatttaagtatatatatgtgtgaaactcctttCTGGAGACTTAAACCCCGGTTCTTGCCTcctacaccccacaagcacttaatACTTGTAAAGTGACCTTATTTGAAAGTTGAATGAAAAGGAATGCAGAGAAATCTTTTTACAATATTACTATTGTGTCATTTCTTTGATAAAAGTAGTAGTATAGACATTTAAGAAAAAACTAAGGGTATCATGGGACTttagtaaaattaatttttaaaaaattctattccCTCCAATTTCTCCAATTGTTGGAGGGAGTTCAAAATTGACTTAAACTCATAGAAATTCTTTAAATATGATATTCTAGATTGGGCTATGTTCTGGATTATGGCTCAACTCACATGACCATTCAGGCATTAATTTCTCGGTGGgtagaaaaattattatgatcACAATTGGATAGAATGGTCACGACTAGTCCCccaaaaaaattggcttttgcccctttcaaaaaaacaatccagcattttgccctattttccaaattaattaggaaaatgtctctcttttgaaacttgattttctcaaaatcgagttaagccctataatgacgtttttaaggatcctataatgacgttttaaggacctatagtggcgttttgtaatccgatttccatgaagtcgagttataggtaaaaaaaagaaaaaaaattgcatgtaactcgacttcatggagatcggattacaaaacgccactatagatccttaaaatgtcactataggctctttaaaacgccactataaggctccagaaatttttttttttataactcaattttgagaaaatcaagtttcaaaagatggacattttcctaattagtttggaaaatggagcaaaatgctagatttttttttttgaaatgggcatttgcccattttctccactAGTCCCCTCTCACCTTGTTTTCATttaacagaaaaaagaaaaagaaaaaagaagtcatATATCTTCTCTTAGATAGTCCGAGTTTgtaaggaaataaagaaatcaAGTGGCCCTCAACAAATCTGTCATTGAACTTATATAGAGAAGCCATTACATGATGCCAACCACAATTGGTTACAAAAGATTGAAAGGGTTATTTCTGTTAATATATTTCTTCCAAAATACTGgtgaatatataaaaattagttaTTAATTCATTCAATACACGGAAAAGTTTAACGCTCTCtctttacatttcttttttatttctaggAACTTTAATACTTATTAACTGATATTTActattattatgtttttctATGGAACTATCCATTctatcatttaaagaaaaattaagaaaatttaatatgaaaagATTTTAGtgaagaatttaaataaatgttagagttgaaaataaattaaaatatacatattataataataatgtgtaaaattgtgaggcttacaaaatttatatgaaCTAATTTTAAGAGGATAATCATAAGTTAAATTGTTTTGATTGCATCTACTTGGAATAATAACTAGGGTTATTATTCCATGCAATTGCCACTTGTTATAAGGTGTAAAAGTTAAGatagtaaaaaatgtaaaatgttaaaaaggtagtaaaaagttaaaaataataataaggtaaaagttttttttttaccttaaatttttatttttttatttttttataagtaaatggTAATTAATTAAACAGAACTAAGGAATTCAAAGTCTTGGGTAAGAAATACCCCTAGCATCCTAAAATAactgataaaaaataaagggaagGGGTTGTGATTACAAAATGAAACTATCACTAGTGGGAGATCCCTCTTTTGCCAAGTCTGCGCATTGATTTCCTTAGCGGTAAACGTGGTGATGTGAGCTAGCTCAAAACACTGGAGGAGGGTCCTGCAATCAGAAATTAGAGTACTATAGGGGTGAGATAAATCAAATAAGGTATCATGAGATGTAAGAATTGTAATAACAGCTTTTGCGTCAAGCTCAATGTAGAGTTCTTTGATATTCAAATTCTTTGCAAGTGCAAGGCCATCTTGACGGCCCCAAAGTTCAGCAGCCAAGGAATGGGTGATCCCTATGCTTCTAGAGAAACCTCTAACCCATGAACCCATAGAATTTCTAATAAGGTCGCCAGCGCTGGCTCTAATCGGTTTACCCTCACAAAACCATCAGTGTTAAGTTTTAAGAAACCCAAATGAGGGGGGCTCCAATTAGTGTGGATACTGTCATGAAAGGGCATTTTCTCTTTGATATGTAAGGAGAAGAAGAGCTCTGTGGTGAGGGAAtgaattctttttaaaatttcacaagtGATGAAGGGTTTGTTTTCCATAACAAGGTTATTTCTAGTTGTCCAAATGGTCCAAATGGATATGAGAAAAGCTACATTCCAAGGGATGTTGGGGTGGGATTGGGTGGTGAGGGAGGGAGTGGACATTTTCTTGATCCAATCAAAGACTCAAGGAGATAGGAAGTCTTGATGTAAGGGAAGATTGCCAAGATTAGTCCAGATGGGGTGAACTATTTAGTAGTCCCTGAGAATATGAAGGATGGTTTTTGCAAAGGGGGCATGTGTCTTCAGTGAGAATTTTTCTATTATAGAGGAGAATTTTCGTGGGGAGGCAATTTTGGCAAGCTAGCCAGAGGAAGGTGGTTATTTGGGGGAGAATGGGGAGTTTCCAAAGCCATTTCCAATTAGGTTGATTTTGTTGGATGGGGTCAAGGTTGAGGGCGATGAGGTTGGTTGAATTTATGTTGAAGTGACCATTTGAGGAAGGGAGCCAAAAGGATTTGTCGGGGTGTAAGGGATGAATGGGCTTAGGAGTAGCATTGATGATGTCTCTAAGTCGGTCAGGAAGATTAATGGAAAGAGTATCAAGTTTTTAGTTGCCATTTTGATCCTAGAGGTCATAAACTTTCAAGGAGCCTTCCTCTCTATTTAGGGGGCCATGAGTAGAGTTTCGAAGAAGGCCCTAACTGGTCCAATTGTCATGCCAAAAATTTATGTAGTTCCCATCTTGGATGAGCCAACTAGTTCCCCTGTCATAGATATGATTAGCTTTTGTGAGGCTATGCCAAGTTAAGGAGATTTTCTTTGATGGGGGAAGTATACTAGGATATTTACTCTTGAGTGTAGTGGCCTACAAAGCAGTAGAGATCGAATCAGAGAGCCAGGTTCTTTTGTAAGTAAAGCTAGATTTCGAGGGTGACTTCTTTTTATTCCTAATCCACCAGTAGCTTTTGGTTTGGTGATAGTGTCCCAATTTTTCAAGTGGAGTCTTTTCCTAGAGTCTGAGTCTCCCCAGAAGAAATTTCGGTTCATCTTGTCCATCTCTCTATAGATTTTTATGGGGAGGAGGGTGCATTACATGATGTGGGTAGACATTGCAATTGTGACAATGTTGATGAGGGTAAGATGGTTGTCCATAGAGAGAGAGTTTACTTTCCAACACGCAAGCCTATTTTTAAGCTTGCCAGTGATGAAGTCATAAGATCTCTTATTTCTTCTATTAGTGAGGATTGGGGCGCCAaggtatttcaaaaaattggagGTGGAGGAGATTCCAAGTTCATTTTCTACCATCTTAATGTAACTAGGAGAAGTGCAAGGTGAAAAGTAAATCTTTGACTTTGAGAGATTGATTTTTTGGCCTGAAGCTTTGCAAAATTTATCAAGAACTCTTTTGATTgtgaagcaaattttttttttgtagccTTTGCAAAGAGGATGAGGTCGTTAGGCCATTTATGGAAATTTTAAGGCCAAGCCAATTACCCGTAGAAACTTCCTCTTGAATAAGCCAGGCAAGATATTCCATGCAGAAAATGAAGATGTAAGGGAAAAGAGGATCACCTAGTGTACTACCTCTGGAAGGGAGGAAAACGTCAAGGTGCTCTCCATTTAGGAGGATCGAGAGGCTGGAGGAAGAGATGCAAGACATGATGATGTTAATCCAATCAATGAGAAACTTAAAGAAGTAGAGGGTTTGTCTAATGAATACCCATTCAAGTCTATCAAAAGCTTTTTCCAAATCAATCTTGATGGCCATGGTGCCTTTCTTGCTTTTGGAAGAAGTCATTGTGTGGAAAATTTCTTGGGCAATGATGATGTTGTCACTAGCTTTTCTATCAGGAATGAAGCTAGTTTGGAGGGGGTGGATCAAGCTATTGAGATAGGGCTTCAGTCTACAGACAAGAATTTTTATAATAGTTTCGTAGAGGGTATTGCAAAGACCAATAGGTTAGAGTTGGTGGACAGTTTCAAGTTTTGCAATTTTTGGAATGAGGCAAATGGGGGTTGAGTTGAGAttatttgggattttttttggaGACAAAAATTAGTTTGATGAAGTTGGTGATCGAGAAGCCAACAAtatcccaaaatttttggaagaaaataGGGTCGAAACCATCTAGACTCGGGGCTTTTAAAGGTTTGAAGGAAAGAATAGCCTCTTTAATTTCTGAATTGGTGATGTTATGGATAAGGAGGTTATGTGTGGTGCGGGGGATTGAGGTAGAATTTTAAGGAGTGAGGAAGGAGAGGTGGTCACAGGTAGATACAAAGGTGTAGAAGTTGATAAAGTGGGAGAgaatttggttttgaatttcggGAGAAGAATGAGTCTAAACACCTATGGAATTCTTAAGACACCAAATTGTGTTTAGGTGTCTTCTGTAGATGGTGGATAGATGAATGAATTTTGTTTTGCCGTCTCCCAATAAGGTCCACTCCGTTCGAAATTTTAAGGCCCAAAATTCTTCTTCtagacttaagatttgttgatATTCTGAAGCCAACTCTTTTTCAAGATTGAGGAAAAATGTAGATTGCTTTGAATAGAGGGTAGCTTGAATTCCATTTAACCGGGCAAGGAGTCTCctctttttgctgaaaatatttCTGAACACGTCACAATTCCAAACTTTGACTCTCTTTGTGAAATCTTTTAGGGCAAGAATGGCATTATTTGGGTGAGAGCTCCAAGCATCTTTGATGATATTTAGGAAGGAGGGATTACTAAACCATATTGTTTTAAGTCAAAAAGGACGGTTGAGTCGGTTTGAGGTAGAAGGGAAGGTGTCTATGAGAATTGGGTGGTGGTCAGATGAGGTTCTGGGGAGGTGGAAGACATTTGTATCTTCAAATAGAAGTTGCCAATCCAAGTTGCACAGGGCCCTATCGAGACGTTTCATGACTAGTCTAGAGTCTCTTTTGTTGGTCTAAGTGAAACGGGGACCATTAATACTTAGGTCCAAGAGATTGCAATTATTAAGCAGATTATTGAACATAGACATACCATTTTGATTGGGAGGAGAGTAGCTGAGGTTTTCATAGTTACCTAGAACATCATTGAAATTACGAGCAAGAAACCAAGGCATGGCGTcagaagaagcaaaaaaagaCAGGTTTTCCCATAAATGAAGGCGAGTATTTAAAACAGGGCTAGCATATATAGCAATGAATATCCAATTTGATGAAGGGATTGAGTCACTCACCTGAACAAAGGCATGGATAGTTTGATCAGTCACAAAGAGAATGTCCAAGCTTATGTCCCAAGAGTTCCAGAGTTCCCAAATACCTCCACTAAAGCCATTTGCATTTGAGTAGCAGACATTATCAAAACCAAGGTTTAAGCTGGCAGCATCTGCTCGGTCACCTGAGATGCATGTTTCAAGAATCACCGCTATAGAGGGCCTATGGTTACGAATAATGTCGGAGAAATTTTTGTAGAAGTTTGCATTGTCAGCTCCTCTCCAGTTCCATACTAGGATCTTCATTGGGGAAGGGTTAAAAGGGTTGGCCTGATGATGTAGACTAGTTCTCTATTCCTATGGGGTTGGGGTCAAAAATGCCCAAGATTATAGGTTCAATAATAGGTGATAAGGGTAATCCTTCTAGTGTCTGCTCTAGAGAAAGTTTAGTGAAATTCTGAGGCATTGGACTTGATGAAGGATTGAGATGATCTTCACTGACTTCTCTTTCACTGGGAGAATGAGGCCGATGAAGGAGATTTCTAGTGAGAGAAATGTTGTTGAAACTTCATGGGCTCCTATAgttgttgacaccctattttgcaacccatatttaacctcacatggagggtaaaagggtaatttcacattggaaatatgcatcttgattctggtcattagatccttaatctcatttcaccaaaatgatcttaatgttgtaacgatcaaatcgactggtcatgagccctaatcggaccattatattgaaagttattatcaaatcaagttttaatggctgggatgcactatcacaaattgagtttgactatatgtgattatgaagaattgatttcaattggttataagtataatcaatttgagatcgatgacgtgtcataatttgattggttaggactacattttttggtagggttgcacacacctaattaactagatagttaaacattaattattcaatgagtaatttgtgcaattatcttttaattagagtaaggAACTAATTAAGTCTAAAATGGGAGTTATttgagccatttaatgttaattgggagctaatttgggacctattagtattaattgtgctgaaaccatttactaacaaatgacctctgctcaccatttcatcgatatctctcagaaaattttgaatctgtgaatgaggttaattttctcagaaactagacatctgaGGCTTCAATTggagcacaaga encodes:
- the LOC115990038 gene encoding uncharacterized protein LOC115990038, with translation MKILVWNWRGADNANFYKNFSDIIRNHRPSIAVILETCISGDRADAASLNLGFDNVCYSNANGFSGGIWELWNSWDISLDILFVTDQTIHAFVQVSDSIPSSNWIFIAIYASPVLNTRLHLWENLSFFASSDAMPWFLARNFNDVLGNYENLSYSPPNQNGMSMFNNLLNNCNLLDLSINGPRFT